DNA from Oscillatoria sp. FACHB-1407:
CAATTTGGTTGATCAGACACTCTGCTAAATCAAGAGGGTGTAGATCCTTCCGATGAATGGAGGTAGATAACGCCTGACTTTGAATCTCCTGGAGGTTAATCTCCTCTGACTCCAGTGGAATGATGACAGCCTTAAGGGTTGTCCATGGGATGAGAGGAGCTGCCCGCCACCGGCGCTCGCCGTCAAAAATTAAATAGCCTTCTTTCCAGGGAAACAGGATGACCGGAGTGTGCTGCCCCTCCTGCTTTAACAGTTCTGCAAATGCCTTAAGCTCAGACTGCGGAAATGTCTGCCGGGGTTGAAAAATGTTGCGCTCCATGCGTGCAATCTCAATTTCTTGAACCCCGCCTTGTGCTGACAGTTGCTGTGTTAATTCCTGGATTTTTGCTTCCAGTTCCAATTTTTCCTGGGTGGCAAGTTCCTGACTTTTGAGGCGTACAATCTCAGCCTCCAGTTCCTCTACCCGACTCGACAAATGATGAACTTTTTGGGTTTGCCCAGCCTCAGCAAAAATCTGGCTGGCTCCAATCGGCTTTGGTCTTGGCATTACTTCCCTTTCAGTAGATTGATGATACGCGCCACGATGGGGTCGAATGACTTCACGATCGAGTCCCCTGGTTGATAAATCTGTACAGGTAGCCCTGTACCACTGGCACTCAAAATGAATCCAGATTCTTTAATCGGTGGAAAGCAAGTGATCCCCATCTGCTCAAGTTGATAGGGGATCGTATCGGTTAATTCGATGTCGGTTCTGGGTTTACCTTTGCTATCAAGTCCCAGCAAATTACGATGAGCGGCAAACTTAGACACGTTTACCCTAGATGGCACAAACCCCAAAATTTCTGGCTTAGGACGTAATCGAAGAGCTTCTATTTTTTGATAAAACCAGTTGACCATCCCCGCTGCCCCGAAAGAGTCCTTATATTCTGGTTTCAAGGGAACCAAAACGTGGGTTGATGCTGCAAGAGCGATTAGCCCCATTGGCTCTAGGGACGCAGGAGTATCCAGAATGACGACATCCGCATCAAGAGGGTAGTCTTCCAGCCTGTCCTTAAGGGTTTCATACTTTCGCTCGTAGAGATGTAGGCTGCGGACGATTTCTTCTAGCGCTGCGCCACCTGGAAGAACCTGAATATTGTCCACATACTCTTTCCAGATAGGAGCTAGGGGGTAACTGCCATCAAAACTCGGATCGAAAACGGCAGCAAGAGACTGTTCCCTTGAAGGAGTTGCTGTTTCCCCTGTAAACAGGCTTAATGAACCATTTTGATCCAGGTCAATCAAAACAACCTTGTACCCTTTCTTCCCTAACGCGTAGGCTAAATGGGTCACCAATGTTGTTTTCCCTGATCCTCCTGTATTGCTCTCGATCGCAATTCTGATTTGCTGAGCAGCTTTGGGCATAAAAAATAGTTTGTACCATAACGTTAAAGTATATCACTCTGTACCATAACGTTATAGTACACCGAGTTTCAGTTAAGTGTTGATGAACAATGGTGTTCAGTTAGCTCTATCCATTAGCCTACTGAAAGCTCTTTGCTAACTTTCTCCTTGAAGAGAGCGGAGCTACACTCATTCCATCGAAAGCCTGACTTCCACATTGCTCCGTCATAGATGAAGTAAATGACTCTTACCTGCTGCTTATCTTCATTCACTTTCAGAAAATAATTTTTCCGTTTTACAAAGTCAAATAGTATAAAGTAGGGCAACTCGGAGCTAATCTTTAACCATGCTTCCATTGTTATGTCATCTGGAAAATGAGTATCGATTACTTCAATCGCAACCCAAGGGTGGCGCTCCGTATGTCGGTGGGATAGTTCTGCTCCAAAGACATCGTGCCGCCACTGAGCTGTGCTTGACAGTGTGCGAGTCACTTCTTTCGTCCATGTATAATCTTTGCCTCTAAACAATGGTACAAATGTTTGGTTTCCATCATCAAAACTGTTGTACCCAAATAAAAAATTTTGTTTCTGAAGTTGAGTCAGTAATTCATCAACTCTGCTTCTGTGGCGGTTTGATGATTCTTCACGACCTCTCAAATATCGCTTTGTTTTAGATAGGGAACAAAAATGGGGTGTGTTGAGCCTATTGCGAATTGACAGTCGATATTCTTGACTTTCATCCCAAAGTTCTTGAGTTCGCAAAAATGCACGTACATTTGGATCGTGAAGTTGATCCGGATAAACAACTTTCAAGCTGTTACCGTTAGGTTGATATACTGCTTTGGTCCACTTCAGCATAACTAAAGTCAAACTCGACTTCTTTAAAGATAATCAACTTTCAAAGTCTTTTTGGAGAGGTGGTTCTTCACTTACTTGGAAAGATTAACTTTAATCCTCAAATACTTGACTTTCTACATTGCCTCCTTCAATTACCCATTCCAGGTTTACCTTTATGGACTTACTCTAATTCGATCCCAATGTGTTCCTGACTCTGATTATTGGTGGAACGTAAGAGAGATTGATATTGCATTTGTTCTTGAGCAATCTTTGTTTCCTTGATCCCTCTCTGGAAATGCTGCCAATGCTCTAAAGAAATATCGGCGTGCAGGATGTCCCAATCGCTCTCATTCCGTGTTTCTCCTTGAAGAAGAACTTGGTTGGGCTTTTCCTTTTCGACCACAATAATCTGTTGTGTTTCCTCATTCCATTTGGCGGATAGCCAGTTGTCCTCTAATTCAGTCTTCTCCACCTCATTCATTCGATCTTCGAGGTAGCTAAGTATTGCTCTAGCTCGCTTCCATTGAGCACTTCCATATTTAGGTCTTTTACCATTAAAGATGTGCTCCTGGTGTAAGCGATCGTGTTCAAGCTGTTGATATTGCTCGAAGTGAGTGTCAAGAAAACGTTGGCACTCGTCAGGTGATGCTTTCTGAATGTCCCGTAATTGTTGAGGTTGGCTGTCATCGTATTGTTGGACGAAATCGTTGCGCTGTAGTCCAATAAAACTGTATTGCCGCCCCAGGTCTTTACCCTTTCTCAAAGCTCCGTCAATTTCAAAACTGATTCCAATAACTTTGCCATCAATTTCCTTGAACCGAACGCCTACTTCTCGAGTCTTCAGCCGGGCTGCCATTACTGCAAAGGTCGGTTTATCCTCAGTTGCCTCTCGAATTTGCTCCCAAAGTTTTTCGGTTGGGGTTTGCTCGATACTCAGTCTTTGCTTCATTCGATATTCGCCCGTTGGCAGGTTGTTGCGCTCTCGTTCCGGCCTAAATGTGTAGGGTTGCAGATTAAATTCTTCCTCTATTTGTTCCTGAACCGATTTCTCCCCTCCCAAGCCATACTTCAGTCTAGTAACGATGTAGGCATCATCTACCCACTTGCCATTTTTATCAACTGCAGAAACTGCACCATGCCCATGCTCCACCTCCAGCTTTTCCTCCTTGTCGTAGTGTTTAGCGTTTACATACAGGCAATCCTGGTGCCCAGTTAGTTCATAAATTCTTTTGAAGATTCTCGCAAACTTCTCTTGACTAACTTTCTCTCCAGGCTGAAACGAAACTGCAAGGTGGCGCATTGTGATTTTGACATTAGGGTTTGTCTTGTGGCTGAACCTGAATTCTTCTGTTAACTCCTCCGCATCTCGTCCAGACATGTTGGTACTGATAATGGGATTGTCGTTTTCGTCACGTTGTTTTTTCGGATTGAGCAGGTACTGACACAATCCCAGTGGGTCGCTGCCATTGTTGTACTCGATATTCATAAAATCTCCTGTGCTCGGTACTGGAGCCGCTTTAATGCAATTTCGCGCCGGGTGTCCTGTATCAGTTCATGTAAGTTTGCTTTTTCTACTGTGCTTAAATCTGTGCGATCGAGAAGCCGCTCTGCCATTTCTCCTAGCTTCCAGTGAAGCTGTGAGTTGGCTAATGCTCCCTCTGCTCGTCGCCTTGCTCCCGAATCCCGTCCGTTGGAGAATGCCATCTCGATCAAAAACTTGCTCACTGACATTCCTCGCTCTTGGGCAAGAGCCTTAATTTCTTCTTTTTGATCCTCGGAACTGCAATAAATCTCGATACTTGGTCGCTTTAGCTTGCTCATATCCGGTACTGCCACAGCTTGCTGTCTCTACTACTTCCTTCTAGCGTCTACTTTTGAGGAGCACAAAAAAACTAAATAATATGTATTGTCTTTGAAGATATTTTTGAAACTTTTCTAAGATGAATTTACACCTTGAAATTGGAGATTTAACCTAATGGCGAAGAAAATTGATCTATCTCTTATTGGGAAAATTGAGGAAAAATTAAATTCACAAAAAGAATGGCAATCAGAAATTAATTGTCATGAGTTGGTGGGATTAGTATTTTCTGCAATTGACAAAGCTGTAAAAGAAAAGGCTACCTGGACTGCAATCGCTCAATCAATTCAGGATTTAATTGGTGAAAGCGAGAAAATAAATCCAAATACGTTAAGACAGTATTACTTCTATTTCAAGAGCCATCCTGAAGCTTTGCCTAAGAAGAAGCGTAAGGTTGGAAAATCTAAAGAGAATCAAAAATCAACCACGGAAGAAGCTTTAGAGTCTACAATAGTGTTAACGGCTTCGGATTGCTCTGAGCGTCGCTCCACACCGACGGTTCAAGCTTTGGCTCAAACTGTTGATGCTCAAGTGAAATCTGGAGAAGAAACGACTGAAATTCAAGCGCTTTTACCAGAACCCAGGAAAAAAACTGGGTCTAATTTTGCATACTAATTGAGATCTGCAACTATGAATTCTAGAAATTCACAGGCTACAAAGCAGCAATCTTCTGCTGTTAATTTAGCCCTGCCTTCTCCACTTTTCATTAACTTTTCAACTGGTGGAAAAGGAGGGGTTGGGAAATCATTTTTCGTTCGACTTCTCTATCAGTATTACTTGGATCAAGGATTTCCTGTTGAAGGTTTTGAAGGCGATGTTCGCACGCCTGATTTTGCTGGGATCTATCAAGAAATTAGAAAAGCTGGTAATGGTATTCATTTCAGTGAGGATGAAAATCAGGCAACCGCTCCGAATATGATCTTGAATACTGTAATTAAGCGTAAAGTGAATGCCGTAGTGAATTTGCCTGCAGCAGTTGATCTTGCATTTGAAAAGTGGCTTGAAGTCTCTCCAGTTCTAGATCTATCTCAGGCAAATGGAATTCAGCTTGTGAAATGGTTTGTTGTTACTGGTGAGTATGACAGCGCCCAATGCCTTCATGTCTCCCTAAAACTGTTTGGGCATCTAATTCCTCATGTGATTGTGAAGAACCGGAAGCTCAAAGATTGGAGCTATTTCGATTCTGACCAAGATACGCAGGCGCTGATTCGGGAACATAATTGCAAAGTCATCGATTTACCAAGTTTGAATGTCCTGATTGCTGGAACTATCCTTAGAAAACGTCTCCGCTACGACGAGGCGCTGAGCTACCAGGGGGAAAACTACGAGGTAACTGAGCAATCTACTGTTAGAAGCCTCCTTCGATCAACCTATCAGGCGATCGAGTCCACTGGTTTTGTCCCTAATTCCAATGTAGTGATTTCTGGTAGCGGTAATGGCAAATCAAATTAATAATAGTACATCCTCACAATCACATCCGTTTGACCCTGAGCAAGATCCTTTAATTCGTAAATGGTCAGCGCGGCTTAACTTGCCTTCAGATGATCGAATTGTCGTAATTACCGCTGAAGTAGAACGTATTCGAGAGTCTATTGTCTCTCAATTGGAAAGTTCTGAGTTGACGTTTAAGGAGTTACAGGAATTATGGGGAGCCAGCTTCAACCAGACGAATATTACCCTGTCTCAAGCTCTATCGCTGATCCAACAGCAGCAATCAAATCAAACGGCGCTTACTCAGACTTACAGCAGTTTGACAGACTCCTTGCTGAAATTCGAGGAGGTGTTGAATACGTTATCCGAGAGAACCAACGAATTGCTAAAGCCCTCACAGGAATTAGCGAGCGTCTTGAAGCCCGAATTGTTGGCTCTGAAGTCGAGCAACACCTCAATTCAGAATACGATCAGCAGTCTCAAATCAGAAAATCGGACGATCTACAGTTGCCTAAGCGACATCAAAACTGCAATCACAACCATCAGCGACCGCAGCCAGAAATTGAACCTTAAGCCTTGGTGGGTGCAGTGGTTGATTGTCGTGCTGTTAGTTCTTAATGTTGTTTTGTCAATTCCCCACGATGAAGGTAGCCCCGATCTAAGCCTTGGTTTTGCTAACAGGGACTTGAACTATGTGGCAACTAGGTCGGAATGGACATTAACAAAGTTAGAGCGCATTGAGAAAGCGTTAGGAATTCAGAATTGAAAGTCTTATGAATAATCTCTGCCTGGTATTAAAAGCATGGATATATGGGCTTTCATGACTAAATCTGAATTACATCGCCAATTTTCCGTTTGCGCTTGTGGCGATTGTTATGCCCTGCTCTAATTTGGTGCTGTTGGTGGTGAGCGTCAATCTCATCCCGTCGCTCTGTCACAATCCGCTCAATTACTCGTTGGTTGGCGGTATAAGTTTTGAGACCATTAATCGTAATTTCCCACTTGAGATCGTGTAGCTGATCAGGTTGATTGTTGTGAGCCATGATTGCATCGATCGCCCGATTCACGATCGCGTCAGCCTCACCAGTTTTGTACTTGCGGGGTTTGTTTTCCTTAATTGATTCTTCAGTTGCATTTGTTTCGTCAGTAAAAGTTGTCTTAGCGATAGGTTGAGGTGATGGAGCTAGCTTTGCTGTTGCTGCCCTTTGAGCTGATACAACAGGCTGAATGTTTGCTTGCTGGATCTGCATCTGAAACTGCATAAACTGAGCCATCACATCGACGAGCTTATCAAGCTTTGATTCCAATCCACTCGATACAGGTTTTTCTAAAGGTTCTTTGGATTGGATTGATTCCGGTGAGTCAGCTTTTTCTACGTCCTCCGTTTCCTCCGTTTCAGCAGGTATGGCGTCAGCAGGAGAAGCGATCTCCTCCCCCACCTCACCAGAAATAGTTTCTTCCGGCTCAATTACTGCAGATTGCATAGGCAACTGCTTTTGTGACCATGCAATCCAAGCAGATACCTTGTCTTGCTGCGTTTTGCCTTCAAATTGCCTCAAAATTTCTGCTACAGCATCATGATCTTCTCGCCAGATCCGGAGACTAGAGCGATGTTTCTTCTCAGTGATTGTAGGTTGTGGTGCGTCAGCCGCTTCCTTAAACACTTCTAATACCTCCACCCCTTGCCAATCCAAATGAATGCCCTGCCGCCCATCAATGTTGCCCTTACCATCCCCTATTTTGAAATCGCTGTAGTGCCGTGAACTTGCAAGTTTCCGCCGTAGTTCTGGATTTTTTTCATCTAATACAGCAAAATGCCCCTGACAATGTGCCTTAAACTCAGTTGCATCCACATTCACAGGGCAGTAAAACCAGACGGCGATCGTGCCGTAGATTGCTCGAAACAAATGACTGTAGAGGTTATCTTTGCCTGGACGGTTGGGAATGAGATCAGCGAAGTGGCGATCGCAAGCGTCAGCGACCTTGTGCCCATACTCAGCATTAATAGCCTCCCTGGTTTTACCTTCCACATTTACTAAGCCTCGCAACCGCTTAAGCCCATTCAGAACGTATTCTGCTTGGCAAAGGGTAGGGATTTCAAAGCTCAAAGTTTGCTCCTCTCCCCTTCTTTTTAATGCGCCTTTGAAAATCACGCTGTACTGAGTTTTAGGGGTAAATTCAGCCGTTGCCATTACCTCGGTTGATCGTCGTCCGGTGAGTACCGCCAGTGCCGCTGCTACATCAGTCCACTCAGGGGACTGTAACAGGTTTACCGATCTGGTGATTAAGGCGTTGACATTACCAGGGTCAAGAATGATGCATTGAGTGTTCCTTCGTGCGACCTGGCCTTGTTTTTCCTCATTGAGTTGAGTGTATTCAGCTTTAGTGAAATTGATATAGTTCAGCGAGAAATGATTTTCACCCAGTTTGTCCTTAATTGCTCTACGAGTCTGATCCATGAGGGATTGTTGCTGTTTGAGTTCCTTAGCGCCCCTCGCTGCCCAAGCATCACGAATCGATAGAGCAAGTTGTTGAGCCTTAGCCACTCCATCTGGAGAGTCTTCTAATTGAGAGAGTGCAGGAATGTACTCGTTATCGATCAAATGATTGAGCCAGCCACGTTTACCCATAGTAAATCTCCAGATTGAATTGATTGTAGGGTGAATTGGGTTGGATAAGGAGAGGAACAAGAAGTGTCCCCCGTAGAGGTGTTAGTAGATTTCAGGGAAAGCCTTCTTATTGAGCCACCAAGCTGCTTGCTGTCTAAAGCAATTGCGTTGTAGAGCCACTTCATCGATTGCCGC
Protein-coding regions in this window:
- a CDS encoding protelomerase family protein, which translates into the protein MGKRGWLNHLIDNEYIPALSQLEDSPDGVAKAQQLALSIRDAWAARGAKELKQQQSLMDQTRRAIKDKLGENHFSLNYINFTKAEYTQLNEEKQGQVARRNTQCIILDPGNVNALITRSVNLLQSPEWTDVAAALAVLTGRRSTEVMATAEFTPKTQYSVIFKGALKRRGEEQTLSFEIPTLCQAEYVLNGLKRLRGLVNVEGKTREAINAEYGHKVADACDRHFADLIPNRPGKDNLYSHLFRAIYGTIAVWFYCPVNVDATEFKAHCQGHFAVLDEKNPELRRKLASSRHYSDFKIGDGKGNIDGRQGIHLDWQGVEVLEVFKEAADAPQPTITEKKHRSSLRIWREDHDAVAEILRQFEGKTQQDKVSAWIAWSQKQLPMQSAVIEPEETISGEVGEEIASPADAIPAETEETEDVEKADSPESIQSKEPLEKPVSSGLESKLDKLVDVMAQFMQFQMQIQQANIQPVVSAQRAATAKLAPSPQPIAKTTFTDETNATEESIKENKPRKYKTGEADAIVNRAIDAIMAHNNQPDQLHDLKWEITINGLKTYTANQRVIERIVTERRDEIDAHHQQHQIRAGHNNRHKRKRKIGDVIQI
- a CDS encoding ParA family protein, with product MPKAAQQIRIAIESNTGGSGKTTLVTHLAYALGKKGYKVVLIDLDQNGSLSLFTGETATPSREQSLAAVFDPSFDGSYPLAPIWKEYVDNIQVLPGGAALEEIVRSLHLYERKYETLKDRLEDYPLDADVVILDTPASLEPMGLIALAASTHVLVPLKPEYKDSFGAAGMVNWFYQKIEALRLRPKPEILGFVPSRVNVSKFAAHRNLLGLDSKGKPRTDIELTDTIPYQLEQMGITCFPPIKESGFILSASGTGLPVQIYQPGDSIVKSFDPIVARIINLLKGK
- a CDS encoding relaxase/mobilization nuclease domain-containing protein gives rise to the protein MNIEYNNGSDPLGLCQYLLNPKKQRDENDNPIISTNMSGRDAEELTEEFRFSHKTNPNVKITMRHLAVSFQPGEKVSQEKFARIFKRIYELTGHQDCLYVNAKHYDKEEKLEVEHGHGAVSAVDKNGKWVDDAYIVTRLKYGLGGEKSVQEQIEEEFNLQPYTFRPERERNNLPTGEYRMKQRLSIEQTPTEKLWEQIREATEDKPTFAVMAARLKTREVGVRFKEIDGKVIGISFEIDGALRKGKDLGRQYSFIGLQRNDFVQQYDDSQPQQLRDIQKASPDECQRFLDTHFEQYQQLEHDRLHQEHIFNGKRPKYGSAQWKRARAILSYLEDRMNEVEKTELEDNWLSAKWNEETQQIIVVEKEKPNQVLLQGETRNESDWDILHADISLEHWQHFQRGIKETKIAQEQMQYQSLLRSTNNQSQEHIGIELE